The following proteins come from a genomic window of Aquabacterium sp. A3:
- a CDS encoding hemin-degrading factor, whose protein sequence is MSTTNTTNTASHWRTSFATLRAQGLRARDAARQLGLSEGAVVAAHAVSLMSPQEAADGLLTTVALDGEWVRILQGLETVGPVMALTRNEHVVHEKIGVYRNVSAQGPVGLAVGPEIDLRLFLMNWHAGFHVVERTPQGERHSLQFFDRHGQAVHKVHARPGTDLQALDALVQQHARPELHPVFTVGEHRSRPDRPDAEIDALGLGDAWAGMRDTHEFFDLLKRFNVGRLQAMRLMEGVHTQRTPLIAVEWMLHLASRSGLPIMVFAGNHGCLQIHTGAVHRIEPMGPWINVLDEGFNLHLRRDAIHESWLVTKPTDDGPVTSIELFDERGDVIAMCFGERKPGRPELPAWRQLAHEVSTGEPQLEAVA, encoded by the coding sequence ATGAGCACGACCAACACCACGAACACGGCCAGCCACTGGCGCACATCCTTCGCCACGCTGCGCGCCCAGGGCTTGCGGGCACGAGACGCCGCGCGGCAACTGGGGCTCAGCGAAGGGGCCGTGGTGGCTGCCCATGCTGTCAGCCTGATGAGCCCACAGGAGGCCGCCGACGGCCTGCTGACCACCGTCGCGCTCGACGGTGAATGGGTGCGCATCCTGCAGGGCCTGGAAACCGTGGGCCCGGTGATGGCGCTGACGCGCAACGAGCATGTCGTGCACGAAAAGATCGGCGTGTACCGCAACGTCAGTGCGCAAGGCCCCGTCGGCCTGGCCGTGGGCCCCGAGATCGACCTGCGCCTGTTCTTGATGAACTGGCACGCGGGCTTCCACGTGGTGGAGCGCACGCCTCAGGGTGAGCGGCACAGCCTGCAGTTTTTCGACCGTCATGGTCAGGCGGTGCACAAGGTACACGCCCGCCCGGGCACCGACCTGCAAGCGCTCGATGCGCTGGTGCAGCAACACGCCCGGCCCGAGCTGCACCCGGTGTTCACCGTGGGCGAGCACCGCTCGCGCCCCGACCGGCCTGATGCCGAGATCGACGCCCTGGGCCTGGGCGATGCCTGGGCTGGCATGCGCGACACGCACGAGTTCTTCGACCTGCTCAAGCGCTTCAACGTGGGACGGCTGCAGGCCATGCGCCTGATGGAAGGCGTGCACACGCAACGCACGCCGCTGATCGCGGTGGAGTGGATGCTGCACCTGGCCAGCCGCTCGGGGCTGCCCATCATGGTGTTTGCCGGCAACCATGGCTGCCTGCAGATCCACACCGGCGCCGTGCACCGCATCGAGCCCATGGGCCCGTGGATCAATGTGCTGGACGAGGGCTTCAACCTGCACCTGCGCCGCGACGCCATCCACGAGAGCTGGCTGGTGACCAAGCCCACCGACGACGGCCCGGTGACGTCCATTGAACTGTTTGACGAACGTGGCGACGTGATCGCCATGTGCTTTGGCGAGCGCAAGCCCGGCCGACCCGAACTGCCCGCCTGGCGACAACTGGCGCACGAGGTGAGCACGGGTGAACCGCAGCTGGAGGCCGTGGCATGA